Proteins from one Porites lutea chromosome 3, jaPorLute2.1, whole genome shotgun sequence genomic window:
- the LOC140930937 gene encoding carbohydrate sulfotransferase 1-like produces MLHLLRIHTTLAFACLIAMVCLSLAFMYTIRDTQLESMYFARDSNETIQLQKYGYERAERRAFVESNPSRRTNIVILSLPRSGSSFLGDVFNHHPQVLYLFEPLHSLQLNIQESSIFHFDFTRESYKRSAFKFLDDAMSCKFVHGEFASNIYVNDRYRSFALTSTEFCSGNATSRVCKDVDPVRLEALCKNNYSVLSLKILTPRLPDFQAKGQLLPGCSNPYSECKIIHIVRDPRAVIASLMFSVHFFSRPWETRHQLSWYAQKICHQLETDVTSGKLRVNSQGSRYRLIRFEDLAKNPLSQVNELLKFAGIEMTDGVRKWLNEATHSGDISQTNVQQAYLTSRDSKKVVSGWRSRMESATVQIIERYCGRVMSQLGYKLIGLSPDKQRNFDISLIDPIA; encoded by the coding sequence ATGCTGCACTTACTCCGCATTCACACGACGCTCGCCTTTGCCTGTTTAATTGCAATGGTCTGTCTTTCTCTGGCTTTCATGTACACAATTAGAGACACGCAGCTGGAATCAATGTATTTTGCCCGTGACAGTAACGAAACAATACAGTTACAGAAATATGGATATGAAAGAGCTGAAAGGCGAGCATTTGTAGAGTCAAATCCTTCTCGAAGGACCAACATTGTGATATTGTCTTTACCAAGATCAGGATCATCCTTCCTAGGTGACGTGTTCAATCATCATCCTCAAGTCTTGTATTTGTTTGAACCACTTCATTCGCTTCAGCTCAATATTCAGGAAAGCTCAATCTTCCACTTTGATTTTACAAGAGAATCTTATAAAAGGTCCGCATTTAAATTTCTAGATGATGCGATGTCTTGCAAATTTGTCCACGGTGAATTTGCAAGTAACATATACGTAAATGATCGATATAGAAGTTTTGCGTTGACTTCAACAGAATTTTGTTCTGGTAACGCAACATCACGTGTTTGCAAGGATGTGGATCCAGTTCGACTCGAGGCCCTTTGCAAGAATAATTACAGCGTCCTTTCACTGAAAATACTCACACCAAGGTTACCAGATTTCCAAGCTAAAGGGCAGCTTCTACCAGGCTGCAGTAATCCCTACAGTGAATGCAAAATAATCCATATAGTACGCGATCCAAGAGCAGTAATCGCGTCGTTGATGTTTTCGGtgcattttttttccagacCATGGGAAACCAGACATCAACTAAGTTGGTATGCGCAGAAAATCTGCCACCAGTTAGAGACTGACGTTACATCGGGGAAGTTGAGGGTTAATTCGCAGGGTTCAAGATACAGGTTGATTCGGTTTGAAGATCTCGCCAAAAATCCCTTGTCACAAGTCAATGAACTTTTAAAATTCGCAGGAATTGAAATGACAGATGGCGTTAGAAAATGGTTGAACGAGGCAACCCATTCTGGTGACATATCGCAAACAAACGTTCAACAGGCTTATCTAACTAGTAGAGACTCCAAAAAAGTTGTTTCCGGGTGGAGGAGCAGAATGGAAAGTGCTACAGTGCAGATTATCGAAAGATACTGTGGAAGGGTCATGAGCCAGTTGGGATATAAGTTAATAGGATTATCCCCAGACAAACAACGAAATTTTGACATCTCTCTAATCGATCCCATTGCCTGA
- the LOC140930585 gene encoding uncharacterized protein, with translation MYELYEQLLPTKLHTKEKTQTSTDGEVLCRLCGKVAESVAHVLAGCCSLAQTKYLYRHNAALKILFFELLREHGLKEEVPPWYLPVMPKPAYQNTTSEAFWDIPIYAEHNEVRANRIDARLVSHKRKEVCTIEMSCPWIESRAKKDEEKTLKYGPMMWELKQRYNGYRVEQYNVIIDVLEGYSRQLEKSVRKLLGARARSVLERMQKSVISNTLNIARTFSINT, from the coding sequence ATGTATGAATTGTATGAGCAGTTGTTACCTACGAAGCTCCACACAAAGGAGAAGACGCAAACCTCCACCGACGGCGAAGTTCTATGCAGGTTATGTGGAAAGGTAGCTGAGAGCGTTGCACATGTACTGGCTGGATGTTGCTCTCTGGCACAAACCAAGTACCTATACAGGCATAATGCAGCTTTGAAGATTCTGTTTTTTGAGCTCCTGCGAGAGCATGGGTTAAAGGAAGAGGTTCCACCATGGTACTTACCTGTGATGCCAAAACCAGCCTACCAGAACACCACGAGTGAGGCGTTTTGGGATATTCCCATCTATGCAGAGCACAACGAAGTTCGAGCAAATCGGATCGACGCGCGACTTGTCAGCCACaagaggaaagaagtctgcaCAATTGAAATGAGCTGCCCATGGATTGAGAGTAGAGCTAagaaagatgaggaaaagacACTTAAGTATGGGCCCATGATGTGGGAGCTGAAGCAGAGATACAATGGTTACAGGGTTGAACAGTACAACGTAATAATTGACGTGCTGGAGGGTTACTCTAGACAACTAGAAAAGTCGGTGAGGAAGCTACTTGGAGCGAGAGCACGGAGCGTACTTGAGCGGATGCAGAagtcggtcatctcaaacactttaaaCATTGCCAGAACATTTAGTATAAATACTTAG